The following coding sequences lie in one Kribbella sp. NBC_00709 genomic window:
- a CDS encoding MFS transporter, which produces MSKSSFLKQPKSVWAVAFACVIAFMGIGLVDPILKPIAEQLHASPSQVSLLFTSYMAVIGVAMLITGAVSSRIGAKRTLLIGLAIIVVFSALAGLSNSIGMIVAFRAGWGLGNALFIATALATIVNSAAGSVAEAIILYEAALGVGIAAGPLVGGELGTISWRGPFFGVAVLMTIALAATAFLLPASPPEARRTSILEPLKALRHRSLATVAVTALLYNFGFFTLLAFTPFPLAMSARQIGLIFFGWGLCLAFTSVFVAPRLQRRFGTLPVAMTVLLLFSADLAVMGLFAHHKAVLAIGVVVAGLFLGINNTLITEAVMSAAPVERGTASAAYSFVRFSGGAVAPWLAGKLGEEFNIQLPFYVGAFAVLLAVGVLASGWKPLSHLRVPTNHSEVEAEALTVADA; this is translated from the coding sequence GTGAGCAAGTCGTCGTTCCTGAAGCAGCCCAAGTCCGTCTGGGCGGTCGCGTTCGCCTGCGTGATCGCATTCATGGGCATCGGCCTGGTGGACCCGATCCTCAAGCCGATCGCCGAGCAGTTGCACGCGAGCCCGTCCCAGGTCTCGCTGCTGTTCACCAGCTACATGGCGGTCATCGGTGTCGCGATGCTGATCACCGGCGCGGTCTCGAGCCGGATCGGCGCGAAGCGCACCCTGCTGATCGGTCTGGCCATCATCGTCGTCTTCAGCGCGCTGGCCGGCCTGTCCAACAGCATCGGCATGATCGTCGCCTTCCGGGCCGGCTGGGGCCTCGGGAACGCGCTGTTCATCGCCACCGCCCTCGCCACCATCGTGAACTCGGCCGCCGGTTCGGTCGCCGAGGCGATCATCCTGTACGAGGCCGCCCTCGGTGTCGGCATCGCGGCCGGTCCGCTCGTCGGCGGTGAGCTCGGCACGATCTCGTGGCGCGGCCCGTTCTTCGGCGTCGCCGTCCTGATGACGATCGCGCTCGCCGCGACCGCGTTCCTGCTGCCCGCCTCGCCGCCGGAAGCCCGTCGTACGTCGATCCTCGAGCCGCTGAAGGCATTGCGGCACCGGTCGCTGGCGACTGTGGCCGTCACCGCCCTGCTGTACAACTTCGGCTTCTTCACGCTGCTCGCGTTCACCCCGTTCCCGCTGGCGATGTCGGCGCGGCAGATCGGGCTGATCTTCTTCGGCTGGGGTCTGTGCCTGGCGTTCACCTCGGTGTTCGTGGCGCCGCGGCTGCAGCGCCGGTTCGGCACGCTGCCGGTCGCGATGACCGTGCTGCTGCTGTTCAGCGCGGACCTCGCGGTGATGGGGCTGTTCGCCCACCACAAGGCGGTGCTCGCGATCGGCGTGGTCGTGGCCGGTCTCTTCCTGGGCATCAACAACACCCTGATCACCGAGGCTGTCATGTCGGCCGCCCCGGTCGAGCGCGGGACGGCGTCCGCGGCGTACTCGTTCGTCCGGTTCTCCGGCGGTGCGGTCGCGCCGTGGCTGGCCGGGAAGCTCGGCGAGGAGTTCAACATCCAGCTGCCGTTCTACGTCGGCGCCTTCGCGGTGCTGCTCGCGGTCGGCGTACTGGCCAGCGGCTGGAAGCCGCTGTCGCACTTGCGAGTCCCCACCAACCACTCCGAGGTCGAGGCCGAGGCGCTGACCGTCGCCGACGCCTGA
- a CDS encoding GH116 family glycosyl-hydrolase: MALPLGGIGTGTVSLGGRGNLRDWEIVNRPAKGFRPSTAFFAIRTSSATGDITARAVEGPLDLSEYEGAHGSAAQNHGLPRFRAATFSTTYPFARLELRDDDVPVDVALEAFNPLVPTDVEASSWPVAVLRFVVTNRTDEALTVSLAGALENFIGRDGTADVASGNYNTPADDGTAAQGVLMRSRGVDPGAEQFGSIALAVLDGQDVTRRTGWADRTWGDSLLDFWDDFTPDGRLDERVSESATPIASVADRRTIAAGSSERFTFLLAWHFPNRRAWEKPDIVGNYYTTLSDDAWTALCRFAPQLDSLERRTIAFVNDFTSSDLPDQVKEAALFNLSTLRTQTVFRTPDGRFFGWEGCSDHVGSCFGSCTHVWNYEQATPFLFGEIARSLREVEFAQATDDQGLMSFRVGLPLETSTRDWRVAAADGQLGCLVKLYRDWRLSGDDELLRSLWPAARRALEFCWIPGGWDADRDGVMEGCQHNTMDVEYYGPNPQMQSWYLAALRACEEMATYLGDDLAVECRKLFEHGSAWMDEQLFNGEYYRHEIRPPASADDVAAGLRETMGAADPTHPVLQLGDGCLVDQLVGQHLARLTQLGTLLDEERVATTLRSILSYNGLAGFAGHFNHMRSYVLGDDESAVLMCSYPRGNRPERPFPYFTEVMTGFEHILAVGLITEGLVDEGLEVITNIRRRYDGERRNPYDEAECGHHYARAMASWGAVIALTGFDYNAHTGVMRFAPRLPDTHQIFWSTGNAYGTFDTTTRTLTTRQGQAHITSVYLFDEEIPVTAS, translated from the coding sequence ATGGCCCTACCGCTCGGCGGCATCGGCACCGGCACGGTCAGCCTCGGCGGCCGCGGCAACCTCCGCGACTGGGAGATCGTGAACCGCCCGGCGAAGGGCTTCCGCCCGAGTACGGCGTTCTTCGCGATCCGCACCTCGTCCGCCACCGGGGACATCACCGCCCGGGCGGTGGAGGGTCCGCTGGATCTGAGTGAGTACGAAGGTGCGCACGGCAGCGCCGCGCAGAACCACGGTCTGCCTCGGTTCCGCGCCGCGACCTTCTCGACCACGTATCCCTTCGCGCGCCTCGAGCTGCGCGACGACGACGTACCGGTCGACGTTGCGCTGGAAGCCTTCAACCCGCTCGTCCCCACCGACGTCGAGGCGAGCTCGTGGCCGGTCGCCGTACTGCGCTTCGTGGTCACGAATCGCACTGACGAGGCCTTGACTGTTTCGCTGGCGGGCGCTTTGGAGAACTTCATCGGTCGCGACGGGACAGCCGATGTTGCTTCGGGCAACTACAACACGCCGGCGGACGATGGAACGGCTGCTCAGGGAGTACTGATGCGCAGTCGCGGTGTCGATCCGGGCGCGGAACAGTTCGGCTCGATCGCGCTCGCCGTACTCGACGGGCAGGACGTCACCCGTCGTACCGGCTGGGCCGATCGGACCTGGGGTGACAGCCTGCTGGATTTCTGGGACGACTTCACCCCGGACGGGCGCCTCGACGAACGCGTCAGCGAGTCCGCGACCCCGATCGCCTCGGTCGCGGATCGTCGTACGATCGCCGCCGGCTCCAGCGAGCGCTTCACCTTCCTGCTCGCCTGGCACTTCCCCAACCGTCGCGCGTGGGAGAAGCCCGATATCGTCGGCAACTACTACACGACGCTGTCCGACGATGCGTGGACCGCACTGTGCCGGTTCGCACCCCAGCTCGACTCGCTGGAACGACGAACCATTGCCTTTGTCAACGATTTCACGTCGAGCGACCTGCCTGATCAGGTCAAGGAGGCGGCGCTGTTCAACCTGAGCACGCTCCGCACACAGACCGTCTTCCGTACGCCGGACGGCAGGTTCTTCGGCTGGGAAGGCTGCTCCGATCACGTCGGCAGTTGTTTCGGCAGCTGCACGCATGTGTGGAACTACGAGCAGGCGACGCCGTTCCTCTTCGGCGAGATCGCGCGATCGCTGCGCGAGGTCGAGTTTGCGCAGGCGACAGATGATCAGGGGCTGATGAGTTTCCGGGTCGGTCTGCCACTGGAGACGAGCACCCGGGACTGGCGGGTTGCGGCGGCGGACGGTCAGCTCGGATGTTTGGTGAAGCTGTACCGCGACTGGCGGCTCAGTGGCGACGACGAGCTGCTGCGCTCGTTGTGGCCGGCGGCGCGGCGGGCGCTGGAGTTCTGCTGGATCCCGGGCGGCTGGGACGCGGACCGCGACGGGGTGATGGAGGGTTGTCAGCACAACACGATGGACGTCGAGTACTACGGCCCGAATCCGCAGATGCAGTCGTGGTACCTGGCCGCATTGCGGGCGTGCGAGGAGATGGCGACGTACCTCGGCGATGACCTGGCCGTCGAGTGCCGGAAGCTGTTCGAGCACGGCAGTGCGTGGATGGACGAGCAGCTGTTCAACGGCGAGTACTACCGGCATGAGATCCGGCCGCCGGCGTCGGCCGACGATGTGGCCGCTGGACTGCGCGAGACGATGGGCGCCGCGGATCCGACGCATCCCGTGCTGCAGCTGGGCGACGGGTGTCTTGTCGACCAGCTCGTCGGACAACATCTCGCTCGGCTGACACAGCTGGGCACGCTGCTCGACGAGGAGCGTGTGGCTACGACGCTGCGCAGCATCCTGTCCTACAACGGGCTGGCCGGATTCGCAGGGCATTTCAACCACATGCGGAGCTACGTTCTCGGCGACGACGAGTCCGCCGTACTGATGTGCAGCTACCCGCGCGGGAACCGCCCCGAGCGCCCGTTCCCGTACTTCACCGAGGTGATGACCGGCTTCGAGCACATCCTCGCCGTCGGCCTGATCACCGAGGGGCTCGTCGACGAAGGGCTCGAGGTCATCACCAACATCCGCCGGCGGTACGACGGCGAACGCCGCAACCCGTACGACGAAGCCGAATGCGGTCACCACTACGCGCGAGCCATGGCCAGCTGGGGCGCAGTCATCGCCCTCACCGGCTTCGACTACAACGCCCACACCGGCGTCATGCGCTTCGCCCCGCGCCTCCCCGACACGCACCAGATCTTCTGGTCCACCGGCAACGCCTACGGCACCTTCGACACCACCACCCGGACCCTCACCACCCGCCAGGGCCAGGCCCACATCACGTCCGTCTACCTGTTCGACGAGGAGATCCCCGTCACGGCCAGCTGA
- a CDS encoding TetR/AcrR family transcriptional regulator: MVTRAEWLEAGLELLATEGAPAITIERLTDQLGVTKGSYYHHFGSAGGFKTALMEFFEAQYTTRLIDTIQQENAKPAAKLQHLLRLVLADPDIAALEIAVRAWALQDPDVRAAQERVDEARTAYLKELCRGIGADVDPDRFAQLLYLILIGAEQVLPSIDRAELREIYDLTLRLID, encoded by the coding sequence ATGGTGACTCGGGCGGAGTGGCTGGAGGCTGGGCTCGAGTTGTTGGCGACCGAAGGGGCGCCGGCCATCACGATCGAGCGGTTGACCGACCAGCTCGGGGTGACCAAGGGGTCGTATTACCACCACTTCGGGAGTGCGGGCGGTTTCAAGACCGCGCTGATGGAGTTCTTCGAGGCGCAGTACACGACCCGCTTGATCGACACCATCCAGCAGGAGAACGCCAAGCCGGCCGCGAAGTTGCAGCACCTGCTGCGGCTCGTGCTGGCCGATCCGGACATTGCCGCGCTGGAGATCGCCGTCCGGGCGTGGGCGTTGCAGGACCCCGACGTACGGGCCGCGCAGGAGCGGGTGGACGAGGCGCGGACGGCGTACCTCAAGGAGTTGTGCCGTGGGATCGGCGCGGACGTCGATCCGGATCGGTTCGCGCAACTTCTGTATCTGATTCTGATCGGGGCCGAGCAGGTGCTGCCCTCGATCGACCGGGCGGAGCTGCGGGAGATCTACGACCTCACGCTGCGCCTCATCGACTAG
- a CDS encoding DUF2867 domain-containing protein, producing MPTTLHELDDLVPVVDEIDVKTARGDVTLREFIAGSLSHSPLWVKGLFAARLAVAAVLRLETATMPDSRRIEPETVSFTPGEKNAFFTVERGEEDHYLLLKISDNHLIGYLAFFTDNEHPATFKVVTLVRYLRPAGRFYYNLIRPFHHIVLLSMCRAGETSRDKR from the coding sequence ATGCCGACCACACTGCACGAACTCGACGACCTGGTGCCGGTCGTGGACGAGATCGACGTGAAGACGGCGCGCGGTGACGTGACGCTGCGGGAGTTCATCGCGGGTTCGCTGAGCCACAGTCCGTTGTGGGTCAAGGGATTGTTCGCGGCCCGGCTCGCAGTCGCGGCGGTGCTTCGCCTCGAGACGGCGACCATGCCGGACTCGCGCCGGATAGAGCCGGAGACAGTCAGCTTCACGCCGGGCGAGAAGAACGCGTTCTTCACGGTCGAGCGCGGCGAAGAGGACCACTATCTGCTGCTGAAGATCTCGGACAACCACCTGATCGGTTACCTCGCGTTCTTCACCGACAACGAGCACCCGGCCACGTTCAAAGTGGTCACCCTCGTGCGGTACCTGCGTCCGGCGGGCCGGTTCTACTACAACCTGATCCGCCCGTTCCACCACATCGTCCTGCTCAGCATGTGCCGAGCCGGCGAGACGTCGCGCGATAAGCGGTGA